Genomic window (Stenotrophomonas maltophilia):
TCATCCCTGTCATCTGGAAATGAGATGGTTGCGTGAATCTCAAGCAGCTCGAGTTCGCCGTCGCCCTGGCCGAGGAGGGTAACTTCACCCGTGCCGCCGAACGCTGCCACGTGGTGCAGTCCGCGCTCAGTCACCAGATCGCCCATCTTGAGCAGGAACTGGGCACAACGCTGTTCGAGCGCCTGCCGCGCCAGGTGCGGGCCACCGCCGCCGGTGAGGCGCTGCTGGTGCACGCACGCCAGGTGCTGGTCAGCCTGCGCCATCTGCGCGCCGACGTGGCCGCGGTCAGTGGCGAGGTGCGTGGTCTGCTGGCGATCGGGCAGATCTCCTCGCTGACCGATATCGATGTAGTGGCGATGCTGGCAGCCTTCCAGCAGGCGCACCCGCAGGTGGAGTTCCAGCTGCGGGTCGACAAGAGCGAGGACCTGATCGCGCAGGTGCAGTCGCGCGACCTGGATGTGGCACTGGTCGGGTTGTCACCCTCGGCGGGGCTGGACGGGGTCTGCCACCAGATGCTGCAGGAAGAAGACCTGGTGGCGGTGCTGGCGCCGTCGCACCGCTTGGCCCGGCGCAAGCGGCTGCCATTGACCGAACTGCAGGACGAGGCGTTGGTCGACTTCCCGCGCGGCACCGGTGCACGCCGCCAGACCGACGATGCCTTCGCCGCCGCTGGCCTGCCGCATACGGTGCGCTTCGAGGTCAATCTGATGGAACTGATCGAGCGCTTCGTCCGCCATGGGCTGGCGGTTGGCATCGTGCCAGCGTTGATCGCCGACGGGTTCCAGGGCGTGGTACAGATTCCGCTGCAGCCGACCCCGACCCGCCGCGTGCACCTGGTCTGGCAGCGGCTGCCGACGCCGGCGGCGCGGGCGTTCGTCGAAGCCGTGCTCAGCCGCGCAGGCGCAGGCTCAGGCCCTTGAGGAAATTGCGCAGCATCTGGTCCAGGCAGCGCCGGTAATTGGTGTGCCCGGGCTGGCGGAACAAGGCGCCCACTTCCGACTTGGAGACGTTGAAACCGGCGCTGGCGAAGATCTCCATCAGATCGACGTCGCGCAGCTGGAAGGCGACGCGCAGCTTCTTCAGCACCAGGTTGTTGTCGATGCGGGTTTCCACCGCACGCTGCGGCTGGCTCTCGTCGCGACCGCGCAGGTGCACGATCAGGCCGTCGAGGAAGTGCGCCAGCGCGCTGTCGCTCATCGCTTCGAAACCGGCTTCGTCCTCGCGGCGCAGCCAGGCCTTCACCTGCTCGGGGTCCACGGCGAAGGCCGGATCGGCCATCTGGCACAGGGTCACCACGTGGTGGTCGCCCAGGTCCAGGGAGTAGCGCACGCTGCGCAGGACATCGTTGTTGATCATGGCCCAATTGTACCGGTCGTCCCGACAAGTGGGGTCGCAGCCGGGGGTCAGATCCCTTTGCGGAGCAAAGGGATCTGACCCCGGATCTGGCTGATCCGGCAACACAGAGACCAACCGACGGTGCCAGAATGGGGGTCTGGTTTTCCCCTGGAGTTGCCTGATGACCCGCACTGTCCTGATTACCGGCGCCACGTCCGGCTTCGGCGCCGCCGCCGTCCACCGCTTCGCCCAGGCGGGCTGGAAGGTGATCGCCACCGGCCGCCGCGGCGAACGCCTGCAGCCGCTGGTCGAGCGCTACGGCAAGGACGTGGTGCATGCGGCCGCCTTCGACATCCGCGATCCGGTGGCGATGGAAGCGGCGCTGCTGGCATTGCCGCCGGCTTTTGGCGAGATCGATCTGCTGGTCAACAACGCTGGTCTGGCGCAGGGCACCGCACCGGCACAGAGCGCCAGGCTGTCGGACTGGACCACCATGATCGACACCAACATCACCGCGCTGGTGACGCTGACCCACCGCCTGCTGCCGCAGCTGGTGGAGCGCAAGGGCGCGATCATCAACATTTCGTCGGTGGCCGGCGTCTACCCGTACCCGGGTGGCAATGCCTACGGTGGCACCAAGGCTTTCGTCAGCCAGTTCTCGCTGGGCCTGCGTTCGGACCTGCATGGCACCGGCGTGCGCGTGACCACGATCGAGCCGGGCATGGCCGAAACCGAATTCACCGTGGTGCGTACCCATGGCGACCAGGCGGCGTCGGACAAGCTCTATACCGGCGCCAACCCGATGACCGCTGAAGACATCGCCGAGCAGATCTTTTGGGTGGCCAGCCTGCCGCCGCACCTGAACATCAATCGCCTGGAACTGATGCCGGTCAGCCAGTCCTTCGCCGGTTTCCAGGTCGCCCGCGAAGGCTGACCTGCGCCGTGCGTCCTGTAGAGCCGTGCCCATGCTCGGCTGCTTTGAACGGCAGTCGAGCATGGAGCATGGCTCGACGCTACAGAAGCAAAAAAAAGCCGGGCAATGCCCGGCTTTTTCATTCACAGCGGCAGACTTACTGTGCCTTGATCGCCATCGCCTGCAGGCCGGTGCCATCCAGCTTCTGCTTCGCTTCAGACAGTTCGCCTGCGCTGCCGTACGGCCCCATGCGCACGCGGTACACGGTCTTGCCGTTGATCTGCGCCGATTCCACGCGTGCCGCCAGGCCCATCATGGCCAGCTTGGCCTTGGTCGCTTCTGCATCGCCGGAAGCACCGAACGCACCTGCCTGCAGGATGTAGCGGGCGTTGTCGGCGGCCGCCGGTGCAGCAGCGGCCGGGGCACTGGCCGCGGTCGGCGGGGTTTCCGCACGTGCTGCCGGAGTGGCAGCCGCGGTGCTGGTCGACGCCGTCGAAGCGCTGGCCGGCGGCGTTGCCGCGGCCGGGCGTTCGCTCAGCGGTGCCGGCAGCGGACGGCTGGTGGCGGTTACCGGTGCGGTGCTGGCCACGCTGGCGGTGGCCGTCGGTGCCGGCGCAGCGGCGGCGGCCGGAACCGGCTTGCCTTCCAAAGCGGCCTGCGCGCGCTGCGCTTCGGCCTTGGCCCGGCGCTGGTCTTCGGCACGCGCGCTGGCGGCCAGTTCGGCGTCGGACATTTCAACTTCCTTGCCCGGCAGCAGGGTGTAGAAGTCGTACTGGGTGGCGGCCGGCTTTTCCGGTTCGGCCGGCTTCGGCGTGGCCGGCTGCGCGGCCGGCTGGGTGCCGACATCGCTGTCGGCATCCGCGACCGGGGCCGGCTGTGCGTTCGGGTTCGGCTGCGGACCGGCGCGCAGGAAGCCATCGCCTTCGCCCTTGAACAGGTTCGGCGCCGCCAGGAACACCACGGCCGCAATCGCCACGCCAGCGACCAGCCACACCCATCCGGGTGTGCCCTGGCTGCTGCTGTTGCGTCGTGCCTGGTTTTTGCCGCGTCGTGCTGCCATGTGTACTGCGTCTCCTGATGCTTACATTTTTTCCGGGGCGCTGACGCCCAGGAGTTCGAGGCCGTTGGCCAGCACCT
Coding sequences:
- a CDS encoding LysR family transcriptional regulator: MNLKQLEFAVALAEEGNFTRAAERCHVVQSALSHQIAHLEQELGTTLFERLPRQVRATAAGEALLVHARQVLVSLRHLRADVAAVSGEVRGLLAIGQISSLTDIDVVAMLAAFQQAHPQVEFQLRVDKSEDLIAQVQSRDLDVALVGLSPSAGLDGVCHQMLQEEDLVAVLAPSHRLARRKRLPLTELQDEALVDFPRGTGARRQTDDAFAAAGLPHTVRFEVNLMELIERFVRHGLAVGIVPALIADGFQGVVQIPLQPTPTRRVHLVWQRLPTPAARAFVEAVLSRAGAGSGP
- a CDS encoding DUF1456 family protein gives rise to the protein MINNDVLRSVRYSLDLGDHHVVTLCQMADPAFAVDPEQVKAWLRREDEAGFEAMSDSALAHFLDGLIVHLRGRDESQPQRAVETRIDNNLVLKKLRVAFQLRDVDLMEIFASAGFNVSKSEVGALFRQPGHTNYRRCLDQMLRNFLKGLSLRLRG
- a CDS encoding SDR family NAD(P)-dependent oxidoreductase, which produces MTRTVLITGATSGFGAAAVHRFAQAGWKVIATGRRGERLQPLVERYGKDVVHAAAFDIRDPVAMEAALLALPPAFGEIDLLVNNAGLAQGTAPAQSARLSDWTTMIDTNITALVTLTHRLLPQLVERKGAIINISSVAGVYPYPGGNAYGGTKAFVSQFSLGLRSDLHGTGVRVTTIEPGMAETEFTVVRTHGDQAASDKLYTGANPMTAEDIAEQIFWVASLPPHLNINRLELMPVSQSFAGFQVAREG
- a CDS encoding SPOR domain-containing protein, producing the protein MAARRGKNQARRNSSSQGTPGWVWLVAGVAIAAVVFLAAPNLFKGEGDGFLRAGPQPNPNAQPAPVADADSDVGTQPAAQPATPKPAEPEKPAATQYDFYTLLPGKEVEMSDAELAASARAEDQRRAKAEAQRAQAALEGKPVPAAAAAPAPTATASVASTAPVTATSRPLPAPLSERPAAATPPASASTASTSTAAATPAARAETPPTAASAPAAAAPAAADNARYILQAGAFGASGDAEATKAKLAMMGLAARVESAQINGKTVYRVRMGPYGSAGELSEAKQKLDGTGLQAMAIKAQ